The Ascaphus truei isolate aAscTru1 chromosome 20, aAscTru1.hap1, whole genome shotgun sequence genome includes the window AACCAACTTTTTATCAAGCCCCTGGTGCCTTCTGGAATAGCACCACTGCATAAATATGGATCATTGTGTCTACTTACAGAGGTTACATTAACAGAAGAAAGAGATCAACAACATTGCAGTAAAACAAAGAAAAGCAACTGGTTATTCATAAATTGTATTATTAAATACAGAGCTTTTTAAACTTCTCAGGTCTCTTCAGTATAACAACCTGAAATTAGTATAACAGGGGAAAAGTTACAATATCTGCAAGATGAAGACACCAAACTGCAGCAAAGTTCTGTGAGGttggtggctgggtggggagttGATGTTTTCCTCCCGGAATTACTTTcaaactcctgatgaagtctccatGGAATTCTGTACACTAAGTATTACAAGGGCTGTTCTCTCTACTGCATAAATAGTATAAAAACCTCTAGCAATCTGGGTGTTATTAACATTGCAGCCTGCCAGTGACAGACACTCTGCTCTGCATTAGAAGATGCTCCCATATTTTTGGATAACAAGAAGCCCAGAGAATTATTTCACAAAGTCTTATCACTTTgatgcatacagtacatctcaCCTTGGAGTCTAATCATTGCTGTGGTCATTTAGATGATGGTAAGTGTGGGATACTGAGGGAAGTCAAATTAATCTGTTTTGCAGTAGTGGTGCTGGTTTAATAAGTAGAATTGTAACTAAATAGCATATATAACAAAATAACTGTGTTGATAGTATATTGGGGTCAATATATCAATGCAAATAAAATGGGCTTTTATTCCCTGTATCATTAATTTCTTCCAGTCTTATCAAATGTAAGAAATGAATGAATCAGTTATCGGTATGTTAGCTTTGGGAAACTCTGTGATTTTTATGAGTTCTAATCGGATGTGTAGTGTTATCAGGAGGAAAAGTGCAAAGAGAAGCAGACCAGAGGCACATGTGTGTCCACAGggactatttaaacctccttggaTGGACATTATGATTAAGCCTAAAGTAGGGGGCTAGGAGACCTTGAAACATTTCTCTATTGTGCACATATAACAGCATGTTTGCTAACTTCTGCTTTCCCTGTGTGCACtcattttttctgtattgctgtttttttaaatacattaaagaagaaacatAGTGAGACCAAAAGTATGTCGCAAGTCCTTAATTTTCTTTGATTTACTTTTTcggtgctgatccagtttgtttTTGCATAGTTGTATGCATCTTGCGGTATAGATGCAGGATCATAGCAGCTCattctaaggggcctatgcacttaaggttaaaaaaataaatcaccgggccatttaaaccaccgtttttatgagcgttgctatcacggcattcagaaagccttcattacctgtcatagcaaaattcacaaaacgggcgattagccggtgatctgatgaacgaccctctgaaaaggccttacccggcgagttgtatttgCTGCAGAGAgtgctgctctgagagagccatctctccctgtgcAGATCTTGCCCCAAATTTATGTGTATAAATGTTCATTTtattaatagtttagatgagcagggggtctcctgagctgaaatgcATTGGTTTCaacctcgggaccccctacttcccgagatacaggccccgttatggggtgccggtatctcttatgcattttattcccacggtcacgtgacatggacatttaaatgcataggagatactgacaccccataacggggcctgaatCTCGGGAATTAGGTGTTcactgaggctatccgctatggtaatgatgcttacaataaatgcatttttattgcataggattcatgccaggggtctctggcgctaatattaatggatatcagttccagagattcccggcatcaatcctatacaggaaaaatgcattgtttttctaagtcctatctcgctgcttctctgcaggtttccaacaaattcacgccaactttttctggcgtgaggattttgggataaaatcaccattctagtgCGATGATAGGCGTTCACAGCCTAATCcctgctactagaattgagcgagtttatgaacatgccgaaaagcggtgataagtggcttatcaccgctgcctccgtgattttttttatgagcaattttttgggggcgattcagtctttatcacccacttatcactgctttctgaatagcagtaggcattttgggtgataagtgtttgacaagtggcttatgaacacttactgcataggcccctaaatctttTTTGTGTTATCTGGATCTCTGGAGGAGCAATGAAGCCTTCTACATCTGTAGTTATGATTTAAGGCTATTCACATTTTGCATCTAGAAGCTGTTTTTCAAGACTGGGGTTGAAAGCCTGcagacatgtactgtactgtagctttgCATATATTGAGGGTAAAGTATTTCCACAGGTATGGGGCAGTGAAGAAAAAGGATTGAGATGAAATAGAGCAGTAAAGACAATAGACGTGCAGAAGACACAGTCGTAAGCAGAGTGCAGGTGCTCTTTTGCAAACTTTAACAACATCTCATCTGAGGATATGACAAGTGTCGATTAAGTAATTTGTGTTTAATCTTTCATCAGGCGATGCTTGAGAAGAATCACACAATTGTCACTGAATTCCTGCTTCTTGGATTCTACAATATTCACAGCTTCAAGATTTTACTCTTCACTGTGTTCCTCATGGTTTACATTATGACCTTAAGTAGTAATCTCCTGATCATTGCATTGGTGTCAACCAGTCACCAACTTCACTCTCCCATGTACTTCTTCCTTGCCCACTTGTCCTTATCCGACATCCTGCTTACCATGGTTATTTTCCCCAACATGCTAAGCCTCATATGGGGAGAAGGTGGCACCATTTCCGTTTCTGGCTGTATCAGCCAAATTCacttctctcttttctctgtgACTACAGAGTGTCTCCTTTTCACAGTGATGTCTTATGACCGATACTTGGCCATCTGTAAACCCTTACATTATGCAACCATTATGGATTTCAAGCTTTGCCTCCAGCTAGTCATCTGGTCCTGGCTCGTTGCATTTGTAGTGACGTTATTCGTAATTCTTCAGATCAGTCAGTTACAGTTCTGTGGCCCTAATGTCATTGACCATTTCTTCTGTGATTTTGCTCCTCTTCTAAAACACTCTTGCTCAGACTCCTCCTTCATAGAAATTGAAGGCTTTGTGATATCCACCTTTGTAGCCCTCTTACCATTTCTGTTCATCATTGTAACCTACATATGTATCTCGCTCGCCATCCTAAGGATCTCCTCTACCATTGGGAGACAGAAAGCCTTCTCAACATGCAGCTCTCACCTCACAATTGTTGGTATATATTATGGGACACTGATTACTATCTACGTTGTTCCATCAAGAGGATACACATTTAACATAAACAAGATCCTGTCTCTATTGTACACGGCGGTAACTCCCTTCTTCAACCCCATCATATACAGCCTGAGCAATCAGGAGATCGGTTCTGCTCTGAGGAGAAAGTTTCACTGTTAAACAGATTTCTAGcatggaaggagggagaggcaACTCAACCTATGACCCTATTTGAACTGTAAAGATGGTAAGATTATTCATATTGAATGTGTGTAGGGACCTCTAAAGTAGAGAACAAAGTACAAATGCTTAGTGCTTCATCTACCgtgacatattatatagttaaatacttatctgtatatcttctcatatgcaagggtcatttagttcaattattTGGGCAAAGTATTTTAAGACTACAACCACTTCACAGTATGGTCCATCTGTAGGTCctatacagataagtatttaactatgtagccatgcataataatgactgcatacctcttccctgttggcagtaagtcgtggtaaatacaggtctgccaacagtagttatggaggttttccctcacacccttgtgtggtgccctgtgtaaggaagggagtggctgtatgctctgagtccctggatagtgacctcagagatgcgcctgccccctggagtataaagggcacaacactgacagttagtgtggtggttggtgaagaaatagtaacccgaaggtaccgggaggaagtaacacttttgtgaccctagtgcagtaactagcggcagcagagtgatagattaagtttgtctacgccacactgtgtccagggacctggcacagcggtgatctccctaggagaaagggaatcccacttcagtacgggagggcgtacctggcaaagggacatcacggagagatgtgcggctagagccggcagctgcagggggcagtctgctacatccctgtatgcaataaagatgtccttgagaaaaagaaccccactgtgtgagtgtgagattactcaacagtggatggcaccaagaaggagttcctcaccaggaccatctccctgcggaagcacagatcctgatgaggtggaggcgctgcacatgaagtaagttggactcgcacccactacctcagctacctgtcctgatgacatcccctaataacaccaagcgggagactcaagagtcctgttacttgcaggtgcaccaccacacacgccttgtaatgggggactggttagactacacgggccaatatgagattgggtgggtcaggccagagggaacacccgttacaattggaggcgctgctgagagacctgtcaacaggacaggcttttgctaggcacacataaggaaagagagaagtgtctgctgccactttgtgctgcgtgggacggggccaggggtagtcagggagatgctggagatgcatgccgcaaagacgccttgggatccgtaaggggttagtgagtctggagccgggggctattgctgttctagtcgccttgaggtagtgctagcgggggatgcctgaaggggtaaactggtaactgagagcaggaattctggaagggtccgcactaggctagccaaaagtaggtcgacgcccaaagtactgcatggaagagccagagtactctagtctccattccagatcacttaccaaggagcacagactggaggaacgtgttacagtagacacagaaagagtgagcctagcctgaggtagtgcaaacacgagtcagatctacgttaggtacacaaggtggtgcacaaggcatgtttattgtacagatgtggtagctgccccgcagagcggagctccacgtacagagaatcggtgttcaacgatcacgagagacgtgtcggaatggaggatctgtacggaacagaaggtccaggatggcagggtgagcgaaccgtcagaatggaggatctgtacagaacagaaggtccaggatggcggagagagagaaccacaagaatggaggatctgcatagagcagaaggtccaggattgcggtcagacgaagaacaagctacagaagagacttttgtgagtttgttgtggaatggcgtgaaagctgtggctgcgccgtgtttgtcgtgtttttgttctcgggatgatacccctgagaataatgagcaggacagtgtgattagatgggaggaacgaaatggactttgttataccccaattaacaaacagccagacgctgccttcagtgaaagaaaggacaatactaatcaaaatggcggttcccgcttccccgggacgccgcgtgggcatgctgcagaaagtcttgcaactttgcagtttgctaattgttggccaggattggcgccaacgagaaaactccaccccgctgaggagtttggcgcgaaagctggagccgcgccctcatggactatgactcactccgcacctgtgctgggtcagcctacaaatctacgagacatccccctagtttcaaccagggggagtggtttgcggttacaccggatgtcgacagagaaaatgggaggaagggttgctacatcagcccatgcctttcagttgcgaagagccattgatcagtatagacctctgagacgagtgcctccgctggtaaagatggctgaagctgctgacaaagtggaccaaggtcctgtgatttccactcacccttattcggctccaggaggcttcctgataatccgtgtggagggtgtggagactgtggcgtgtctttgcctgcagtgcagactgccgggcggagccgtgggcatcgaggcccgatgcccccactgtggactgcagtacatgtggccaatgaccacattcgtaccggtgcagGCGGTGGGAGTGGCCGGGAATGTCCCGATTCCAAgagaagaacagccgggagctctctggaacaagagtgccagtcccgcagagtcggagccatcattagtgcttccgatagagaaatccagtcatcggagaggtgatcaccgaggagcccatcgccggtctcctaccgggatgcctcggccgaattgcaaactggaatcctcggatgaggagtgtgcaaggctggcgagtaagacagtcatcagGCGTGattgtcataccattggtacgccatggagagacgaacttcctcgtggtgtggagacgcggagtcgagtgtctcccgtaccgcgacctcccgatcgccggagtcccactgccgtggtgactagtggatcggaggcgggtcgatcaaccccgaccctgcgaggtgctaagacaccgtgcctgttgcagaaccgaggggaggaagagccggaggagcgagtccagagccagactggatcgcgcagcagacgggcgttgccggatgtcatggtggaggaagatatctcgattggggatccatcccaagatggcgtcgcagcacgtgcgtgtgcggaagtggtgcaggcggaccagggaggccccgagtgggagatggtgccgcctctgaggtcaagcagcgagaaacgatcccctactaccagggggaacggacgtttgaactgcaaccccagaagCTCCGCTGTTGAGAATGAAGATGGACTTTGCGGCGACGTCAagacaggtatcgctggagagcaggtcgaaaccctgtcagtacctactgttcggtcccgtccccaaaccccatccacacccaaggttagccccaaggccctagttaaagcccctgtacccgtcactattttatgtgggtccagttccagcttaggcttgtccggggagtcacggggtccttccgatgatcggactggaagcctggacttgggtacgtcggatgatgggtcggagggaggagggagtatgtCTAGGCAAGTGTCTGTATCTAGCGATTGTCCTAGTGGGCTTAGTATCACAGTACGAAACACCTCTCAGTATAAAAGAGTTAATgagagatctgagggtacatctggggtgtcttctggtgggcctgatgaggagtccatagaagagagtacagatcctagctccgaggaacggaaggagactaggtggtgggccccattgtacgaggggtatgtatcatggttcgaccgcacccgctttattttagagagggagggggtggttgatcactggtgggctgccggtgactttgacgacgagtcataccttagggccctaagggtaaggtgggatcgaatccaggcaggccttgttatacctaaggggtccgcagggttggatgatccggtagaaacggatgagcccctgtcatgggtgttgcccggagcGGCTGGGCAAGGTGGCTTGACCAGGTCGtgtcgagctgaacgggctattgcggcgaagtataggaagtcccatgggcttgattacccttacgtccctgaacctctaatgagagagatagaggagaatagggagagatggctcaaaaaTGATATCCAATATTATAtcatagagaaagggggagccattaaggggatacaggccgagcagagggtagctcaacttatgcgggtctggaagatagggcgcagtgtgtatatgcacaaagtggtatactgcaatgagcgaggagtaccacgagaatacagcgtgactgtacatgatgccgcggggcgagaggtgaagaagccagatcctcggcattattattgagtatccaatagagtggtctgttgttttctttaacgctccctgctggtcagtgagtgtactgggcttacattattatgtccatgcaatgatgtttgctatgttatttgtgtgttcttttgcagtgtttcctggcgcaaggtacaccaaatttaggtcccagccgggacggtgggtattaaccagggggagtatgtagccatgcataataatgactgcatacctcttccctgttggcagtaagtcctggtaaatacaggtctgccaacagtagttatggaggttttccctcacacccttgtgtggtgccctgtgtaaggaagggagtggctgtatgctctgagtccctggatagtgacctcagagatgcgcctgccccctggagtataaagggcacaacactgacagttagtgtggtggttggtgaagaaatagtaacccgaaggtaccgggaggaagtaacacttttgtgaccctagtgcagtaactagcggcagcagagtgatagattaagtttgtctacgccacactgtgtcc containing:
- the LOC142470969 gene encoding olfactory receptor 6B1-like, translating into MLEKNHTIVTEFLLLGFYNIHSFKILLFTVFLMVYIMTLSSNLLIIALVSTSHQLHSPMYFFLAHLSLSDILLTMVIFPNMLSLIWGEGGTISVSGCISQIHFSLFSVTTECLLFTVMSYDRYLAICKPLHYATIMDFKLCLQLVIWSWLVAFVVTLFVILQISQLQFCGPNVIDHFFCDFAPLLKHSCSDSSFIEIEGFVISTFVALLPFLFIIVTYICISLAILRISSTIGRQKAFSTCSSHLTIVGIYYGTLITIYVVPSRGYTFNINKILSLLYTAVTPFFNPIIYSLSNQEIGSALRRKFHC